In Prochlorococcus marinus XMU1411, one genomic interval encodes:
- a CDS encoding DUF3804 family protein, whose protein sequence is MNDKETIISLLNEFANPKKMASFFIDNATPDFLFIRPSGNPIDAKGFEQMITGHIVQEKAEITKIHRFEFLSDNIVMCIFTLGSKFTYKGTPNDDLPTVTSIFKKVNNVWKIHWMQRSTGNSDLSLWD, encoded by the coding sequence ATGAATGATAAAGAAACAATAATTTCATTATTAAATGAGTTTGCCAATCCAAAAAAAATGGCCTCATTTTTTATTGACAATGCGACTCCAGATTTTTTATTCATAAGACCGAGTGGTAATCCTATAGATGCGAAAGGGTTCGAACAAATGATTACTGGTCATATAGTTCAAGAAAAGGCAGAAATAACCAAAATTCACCGATTCGAATTTTTAAGCGACAACATAGTAATGTGCATTTTTACACTAGGTTCAAAATTTACTTATAAAGGGACACCTAATGATGACTTACCAACAGTTACGTCAATTTTTAAAAAAGTAAATAATGTTTGGAAAATTCACTGGATGCAAAGATCTACAGGAAATTCGGATTTATCTTTATGGGATTAG